The Amycolatopsis mongoliensis genome includes a window with the following:
- a CDS encoding putative bifunctional diguanylate cyclase/phosphodiesterase: MTAPHPRGDVPRKKPSAERAARRLGTLARKWGYLISTTAYLPHTPEEVERELAVLVGRLFEAVASDPPELEEAAAAGARLVELRCVGADSLRRSLEVLGKALLREPELRRVDGLAERVVLVLGALSAGYGETLREDIQKRQEGLSRALLKVEQETRQKQIITRAQFEEVFAGSASGVALTELDGRVLRANAALAKTLNRTPAEIAAMTLFDLVHPDEVEQLREAYGELVAGRLHRLRVGRRLIGKDGEPMWATFAASVIRDAVGTPRQLITIIDDDTEVSLLQRRLSHQALHDVLTALPNRQFFSTRLENLLRDADAARGVTLFHLDLDGFSQITGGLGQNLGDRVLRGVAAKLKTVFEGEKALIARLGGDEFGVLVQNTADTPGVVALVRRITHELAEPDYVDGNRGVAVSASIGVVHRPPRDITPAELLRASDLTLRRVQRAGNQWGLFDRELDRRDRHDFGLAAAMAGAWENGEIEVRFRPLVAAADGSVQGVEARLRWNHPAEGVLAHETCVRLAGETGLALPLGTWLLRTAVERVAAAGVDLPLTVELTAHQAADPELVGEIRGVLESTGLAPERVRPGFPSATLLADSGDAADNLKVLAEIGVGAEIHDFGDVTCLTEYPVRAVRLAPGLAARRDHPLVDRSLTALVEAAHLAGAEVGVAGIERVEQSEWWRERGVDRLSGPLFAEVPGGLPAC, translated from the coding sequence GTGACTGCTCCCCATCCCCGCGGTGACGTCCCGCGGAAGAAGCCGTCCGCCGAACGCGCGGCGAGACGGCTCGGCACGCTCGCGCGCAAGTGGGGCTACCTGATCAGCACCACCGCGTACCTGCCGCACACCCCCGAGGAGGTCGAGCGCGAGCTGGCGGTGCTCGTCGGGCGGCTGTTCGAAGCGGTCGCGAGCGACCCGCCGGAGCTGGAGGAAGCCGCGGCCGCGGGTGCGCGGCTCGTCGAGCTGCGCTGCGTCGGCGCGGACAGCCTGCGCCGCAGCCTGGAGGTGCTCGGCAAGGCCCTGCTGCGCGAGCCGGAGCTGCGCCGGGTCGACGGGTTGGCCGAACGGGTCGTGCTGGTGCTCGGCGCGCTCAGCGCGGGCTACGGCGAGACGTTGCGCGAAGACATCCAGAAGCGCCAGGAAGGCCTGAGCCGGGCCCTGCTGAAGGTCGAACAGGAGACCCGCCAGAAGCAGATCATCACGCGCGCGCAGTTCGAGGAGGTGTTCGCCGGCTCGGCCAGCGGCGTCGCGCTCACCGAGCTGGACGGCCGGGTGCTGCGCGCCAACGCCGCGCTCGCCAAGACGCTCAACCGCACGCCGGCCGAGATCGCCGCGATGACCCTCTTCGACCTGGTTCACCCGGACGAGGTCGAGCAGCTGCGCGAGGCCTACGGGGAGCTGGTGGCCGGACGGCTGCACCGGCTGCGCGTCGGACGCCGGCTGATCGGCAAGGACGGCGAGCCGATGTGGGCCACCTTCGCCGCGTCGGTGATCCGCGACGCGGTCGGCACGCCCCGGCAGCTGATCACGATCATCGACGACGACACCGAGGTGTCGCTCCTGCAGCGGCGCCTGTCCCACCAGGCCCTGCACGACGTGCTCACCGCGCTGCCGAACCGGCAGTTCTTCAGCACCCGCCTGGAGAACCTGCTGCGCGACGCCGACGCGGCACGCGGGGTCACGCTCTTCCACCTCGACCTCGACGGCTTCTCGCAGATCACCGGCGGGCTCGGCCAGAACCTCGGCGACCGCGTGCTGCGCGGGGTCGCCGCGAAGCTGAAGACGGTGTTCGAGGGGGAGAAGGCGCTCATCGCGCGCCTCGGCGGCGACGAGTTCGGCGTGCTGGTGCAGAACACCGCGGACACGCCGGGCGTCGTGGCGCTCGTCCGCCGGATCACCCACGAGCTGGCGGAGCCGGACTACGTGGACGGGAACCGCGGCGTCGCGGTGTCGGCCAGCATCGGCGTCGTCCACCGCCCGCCACGCGACATCACGCCGGCCGAGCTGCTGCGCGCGTCGGACCTGACGCTGCGCCGCGTCCAGCGGGCCGGGAACCAGTGGGGCCTGTTCGACCGCGAGCTGGACCGCCGCGACCGCCACGACTTCGGTCTCGCCGCGGCGATGGCGGGCGCCTGGGAGAACGGCGAGATCGAGGTCCGCTTCCGGCCGCTGGTGGCCGCGGCGGATGGCTCGGTCCAGGGCGTCGAGGCGAGGCTGCGCTGGAACCACCCGGCCGAAGGCGTGCTGGCGCACGAGACGTGCGTGCGGCTGGCGGGGGAGACGGGGCTGGCGCTGCCGCTGGGCACGTGGCTGCTGCGCACGGCGGTCGAGCGGGTCGCGGCGGCCGGCGTCGACCTGCCGCTGACCGTCGAGCTGACCGCGCACCAGGCCGCCGACCCGGAGCTGGTCGGGGAGATCCGCGGCGTGCTGGAGTCCACCGGCCTGGCGCCGGAGCGCGTGCGGCCGGGCTTCCCGTCGGCGACCCTGCTCGCGGACTCCGGCGACGCGGCCGACAACCTGAAGGTGCTCGCGGAAATCGGCGTGGGCGCGGAGATCCACGACTTCGGCGACGTCACCTGCCTCACGGAGTACCCGGTGCGCGCGGTCCGCCTGGCGCCCGGCCTCGCGGCGCGTCGTGACCACCCGCTGGTGGACCGCTCGCTGACGGCGCTGGTCGAAGCGGCCCACCTGGCCGGCGCGGAGGTCGGCGTGGCCGGGATCGAGCGCGTCGAGCAGAGTGAGTGGTGGCGCGAGCGGGGCGTGGACCGGCTGTCGGGGCCGCTGTTCGCCGAGGTGCCGGGCGGCCTGCCCGCCTGCTGA
- a CDS encoding nitroreductase family protein, which yields MTYRPVPYRPARLPATEAVAEAAALRHRMEARRSVRMFSPDPVPERAVLDAIAVASTAPSGAHQQPWTFVLVTDPAVRRRIRAAAEAEERVSYDGRLGAEWLDALRPLGTDAVKPHLTDAPYLIVVFQQRFALDDDGGVRKHYYVDESVGIAVGMLLTTLQVAGLAALTHTPSPMRFLGELLGRPRNERAFAVIPVGYPADDCVVPDLRRKSLDEVLVRI from the coding sequence ATGACGTATCGCCCCGTCCCGTACCGGCCGGCCCGTCTGCCCGCCACCGAAGCCGTCGCCGAGGCCGCCGCCCTGCGGCACCGGATGGAAGCGCGGCGCTCGGTCCGGATGTTCTCCCCCGACCCGGTTCCCGAACGCGCGGTGCTCGACGCGATCGCGGTGGCGTCGACGGCCCCCAGCGGCGCGCACCAGCAGCCGTGGACGTTCGTCCTCGTCACCGATCCCGCCGTGCGCCGGAGGATCCGTGCGGCCGCCGAGGCGGAGGAGCGGGTCTCCTACGACGGCCGGCTCGGTGCCGAGTGGCTCGATGCGTTGCGCCCCTTGGGCACGGACGCGGTGAAGCCGCACCTGACCGACGCGCCGTACCTGATCGTCGTCTTCCAGCAACGGTTCGCGCTCGACGACGACGGCGGCGTCCGCAAGCACTACTACGTCGACGAGTCGGTGGGCATCGCGGTCGGCATGCTGCTGACGACCTTGCAGGTGGCCGGATTGGCGGCGTTGACGCACACGCCGTCGCCGATGCGGTTCCTGGGCGAGCTGCTCGGCCGGCCGCGCAACGAACGGGCGTTCGCGGTGATCCCGGTCGGCTACCCGGCCGACGACTGCGTGGTGCCGGACCTGCGGCGCAAGTCCCTCGACGAGGTGCTGGTGCGGATCTGA
- a CDS encoding (Fe-S)-binding protein, whose product MLVRLILGLLMTVVGLAVAGKRVAFLYRLIKAGQPDTKRSDDLGARVFAQVREVFGQRKLLKWSVPGLAHFFTFWGFVILASVYLEAYGALFDERFAIPWIGHWAVLGFLQDFIAVMVAVSLGVFTVIRIRQAPARKDRASRFFGSHTGGAWLILAMIFNVVWTMFLYRGASSASGNFPYDSGAYVSLGVGNLLEPLGHSATEVLETVGLLLHIGVMLVFLSIVLYSKHLHIFVAPINVSAKRLPDALGPLLPMESAGKPIDFEDPGEDDTFGRGKIGDFTWKGMLDFSTCTECGRCQSQCPAWNTGKPLSPKLLIMSLRDNMFEEAPYILSGKEHEDARPLVGTEADNGVIDPDVLWSCTTCGACVEQCPVDIEHVDHIVDMRRYQVMIESAFPTELGGLFKNLETKGNPWGQNNSERLAWTKDLGFDVPVFDGELAEDVEYVYWVGCAGAFDDQARKTVRATAELLHIAGVKYVVLGKEESCTGDPARRAGNEFLFQMMAQQTAETLNAVFEGREPRLRKIVTTCPHCLNTLGREYPDLDGHYEVVHHTQLLNRLVRGGRLTPVKTVEDGPKVTYHDPCYLGRHNKVYTPPRELVGATGATLEEMPRHADRALCCGAGGARMWMEEQIGKRINLERVDEAIATDAETIVTGCPFCRVMLTDGLVQRQSEQKAENVDVRDVAQLLLERVKAPEAAPKP is encoded by the coding sequence GTGCTCGTTCGTCTCATCCTCGGCCTGCTCATGACCGTCGTCGGCCTCGCCGTCGCCGGGAAGCGGGTGGCGTTCCTGTACCGGCTGATCAAGGCCGGCCAGCCCGACACCAAGCGGTCGGACGACCTGGGCGCCCGCGTGTTCGCGCAGGTGCGGGAGGTGTTCGGCCAGCGCAAGCTCCTGAAGTGGTCGGTGCCCGGCCTGGCGCACTTCTTCACGTTCTGGGGCTTCGTGATCCTCGCTTCGGTGTACCTCGAGGCGTACGGCGCGCTCTTCGACGAGCGGTTCGCGATCCCGTGGATCGGCCACTGGGCGGTGCTCGGCTTCCTGCAGGACTTCATCGCCGTCATGGTGGCCGTCTCGCTGGGCGTGTTCACGGTGATCCGGATCCGGCAGGCGCCCGCGCGCAAGGACCGCGCGTCGCGCTTCTTCGGCTCGCACACCGGCGGCGCGTGGCTGATCCTCGCCATGATCTTCAACGTCGTCTGGACGATGTTCCTGTACCGGGGCGCGTCTTCGGCGTCCGGCAACTTCCCGTACGACTCGGGCGCGTACGTCTCGCTCGGCGTCGGCAACCTCCTGGAGCCGCTCGGGCACTCGGCGACGGAGGTGCTCGAGACGGTCGGCCTGCTGCTGCACATCGGCGTCATGCTGGTGTTCCTGTCGATCGTGCTCTACTCCAAGCACCTGCACATCTTCGTGGCGCCGATCAACGTCTCGGCGAAGCGGCTGCCGGACGCGCTCGGCCCGCTGCTGCCGATGGAGTCCGCCGGCAAGCCCATCGACTTCGAAGACCCGGGCGAGGACGACACGTTCGGCCGCGGCAAGATCGGCGACTTCACGTGGAAGGGCATGCTGGACTTCTCCACGTGCACCGAGTGCGGCCGCTGCCAGTCGCAGTGCCCGGCGTGGAACACCGGGAAGCCGTTGTCGCCCAAGCTGCTCATCATGAGCCTGCGCGACAACATGTTCGAAGAGGCGCCCTACATCCTCAGCGGCAAGGAGCACGAGGACGCACGTCCGCTGGTGGGGACGGAAGCCGACAACGGCGTCATCGACCCGGACGTCCTCTGGTCGTGCACCACCTGCGGGGCGTGCGTCGAGCAGTGCCCGGTGGACATCGAGCACGTCGACCACATCGTCGACATGCGCCGCTACCAGGTGATGATCGAATCGGCGTTCCCGACCGAGCTGGGCGGGCTGTTCAAGAACCTGGAGACCAAGGGCAACCCCTGGGGCCAGAACAACTCCGAGCGCCTGGCCTGGACGAAGGACCTCGGCTTCGACGTCCCGGTGTTCGACGGCGAGCTCGCGGAAGACGTCGAATACGTCTACTGGGTCGGCTGCGCGGGCGCGTTCGACGACCAGGCGCGCAAGACGGTCCGCGCCACGGCCGAGCTGCTGCACATCGCCGGCGTGAAGTACGTCGTGCTCGGCAAGGAGGAGTCGTGCACCGGCGACCCGGCGCGGCGCGCGGGCAACGAGTTCCTGTTCCAGATGATGGCGCAGCAGACGGCGGAGACGCTCAACGCCGTGTTCGAGGGCCGCGAGCCGCGGCTGCGCAAGATCGTCACGACGTGCCCGCACTGCCTCAACACGCTGGGCCGCGAGTACCCGGACCTGGACGGGCACTACGAGGTCGTGCACCACACGCAGCTGCTCAACCGCTTGGTGCGTGGTGGCCGGCTGACGCCGGTGAAGACGGTCGAGGACGGCCCGAAGGTGACCTACCACGACCCGTGCTACCTCGGGCGCCACAACAAGGTCTACACGCCGCCTCGCGAGCTGGTCGGCGCGACGGGAGCAACTCTCGAGGAGATGCCCCGCCACGCGGACCGGGCCCTGTGCTGCGGCGCTGGTGGCGCGCGGATGTGGATGGAAGAGCAGATCGGCAAGCGCATCAACCTGGAGCGCGTGGACGAAGCGATCGCGACCGACGCGGAGACGATCGTGACGGGCTGCCCGTTCTGCCGGGTGATGCTGACGGACGGCCTGGTCCAGCGCCAGAGTGAGCAGAAGGCGGAGAACGTCGACGTCCGTGACGTGGCTCAGCTGCTGCTGGAACGGGTGAAGGCGCCGGAGGCGGCACCCAAGCCCTGA
- a CDS encoding CBS domain-containing protein: MKSAWQVRAGRHGERDQESLAEGLAIAGWGGVPALGRFDTREALKAGLRECYPQRSTYVIGNWAGQLWRFYREMNEGDLVVMPLKNVRQFAIGEVTGAYHYRPGASPDCRHARPVRWLRRDIDPGEFGADLRGSLGSLLTVCRLSRHEAARRIGEVAAGRPDPGWRHASANLDPDATRADLWEAVESGAVPVQLTVRNLLSLWGYRRRTATSQVTVHSELAEHGVTTRPPFTTVRMDTAVELVPIAVEPGATDSEPDSPEAEPGDDLPAKWMVRAILPEKPAIETITAGEPLAAAVTLMLAKDYSQLAVTDDDGFYAGAVSWESIGRARLAKPEPTLRDATTQVRVIDFDDELFGQIDEICSRGYVFVRGGDRRTLVGIVTANDLARQFGMLARPFSLLEEAELRLRRQTKRCVPEDLLDKVAPQWANGNPTFGGYVRLFEDLHHFDMLKWPLDHGAFLDLLKEARRIRNDLMHFSGDEVPKQDLAAIEGFCATIKAVDQSSR, from the coding sequence ATGAAGTCTGCATGGCAGGTCCGCGCGGGAAGACACGGCGAGCGCGACCAGGAGTCCCTCGCCGAAGGTCTCGCGATCGCCGGCTGGGGCGGCGTTCCCGCGCTCGGCCGGTTCGACACCCGGGAAGCGCTGAAGGCGGGGCTGCGGGAGTGCTACCCGCAACGGTCCACCTACGTGATCGGGAACTGGGCGGGGCAGCTGTGGCGTTTCTACCGGGAGATGAACGAAGGCGACCTCGTCGTCATGCCGCTCAAGAACGTGCGGCAGTTCGCCATCGGGGAGGTCACCGGGGCGTACCACTACCGTCCCGGCGCGAGCCCGGACTGCCGGCACGCCCGGCCGGTCCGGTGGCTTCGGCGGGACATCGACCCCGGTGAGTTCGGCGCCGACCTGCGCGGCAGTCTCGGTTCGCTGCTCACCGTCTGCCGGCTGAGCCGGCACGAAGCCGCCCGGCGGATCGGAGAAGTCGCGGCCGGACGGCCGGACCCGGGCTGGCGGCACGCCTCGGCGAACCTCGACCCCGACGCGACCCGGGCCGACCTGTGGGAAGCCGTCGAGAGCGGTGCGGTGCCCGTCCAGCTGACCGTCCGGAACCTGCTGTCCCTGTGGGGTTACCGGCGGCGCACCGCGACCTCCCAGGTGACCGTGCACTCCGAGCTGGCCGAGCACGGGGTCACGACCAGGCCACCGTTCACCACGGTCCGGATGGACACGGCCGTCGAGCTGGTCCCGATCGCCGTCGAGCCGGGCGCGACCGACTCGGAGCCCGACTCACCCGAGGCCGAGCCTGGGGACGACCTGCCCGCCAAGTGGATGGTGCGCGCGATCCTGCCGGAGAAACCGGCCATCGAGACCATCACCGCCGGCGAGCCGCTCGCCGCCGCGGTGACCCTGATGCTGGCCAAGGACTACTCGCAGCTGGCCGTGACCGATGACGACGGATTCTACGCCGGCGCCGTCAGCTGGGAATCCATCGGCCGGGCCCGCCTGGCGAAGCCCGAGCCGACGTTGCGGGACGCCACCACCCAGGTCCGCGTCATCGACTTCGACGACGAGCTGTTCGGGCAGATCGACGAGATCTGCAGCCGGGGTTACGTGTTCGTCCGGGGAGGGGACCGCCGGACGCTCGTCGGCATCGTGACCGCCAACGACCTCGCCCGCCAGTTCGGCATGCTCGCCCGGCCGTTCTCCCTGCTGGAGGAGGCGGAGCTGCGGCTTCGCCGCCAAACCAAGCGCTGCGTACCCGAGGACCTGCTCGACAAGGTCGCGCCCCAGTGGGCGAACGGGAATCCGACGTTCGGCGGCTACGTGCGCCTCTTCGAGGATCTGCACCACTTCGACATGCTGAAGTGGCCGCTCGACCACGGGGCGTTCCTCGACCTGCTCAAAGAGGCGCGCCGGATCAGGAACGACCTCATGCACTTCTCCGGCGACGAGGTCCCGAAGCAGGACCTCGCCGCCATCGAAGGGTTCTGCGCGACCATCAAGGCCGTCGATCAGTCCTCGCGCTGA
- a CDS encoding MFS transporter — translation MTGSMPRKAALAAWIGSALEYYDFFIYGTAAALVFNKVFFPASSPATGTLLALATFGVGYLARPVGAFVLGHVGDRFGRKRVLVFTLLLMGVATFAVGCLPTYGTVGVLAPILLVLLRLLQGLSASGEQAGANSMSLEHAPERRRAYFTSFTLSGTQAGQILATAIFLPVAALPQDQLLTWGWRVPFWCSAAVVVVGFVIRRKLDETPVFERTEVAKLPVAVLFRDHWADVLRVVVAATIASVSTIFTVYALSYAVNTIGLARTPMLWVGVLANVVALAAIPLLAGLADRVGRKPVFITGCLLCGVLIFPYLWSISIGSYALLFVLGIVLFGVAYSGVNGVWPSLYGEMFTARVRLSGMAIGTQIGFAVAGFAPSVVAAIGSAKEDWLGVAIFTAAVCVVTAAAAATARETHRVPTAELGRKKPAMSSPSTVVASTVDS, via the coding sequence GTGACCGGATCGATGCCCCGCAAGGCGGCGCTGGCCGCCTGGATCGGCAGCGCGCTCGAGTACTACGACTTCTTCATCTACGGCACCGCCGCCGCGCTGGTGTTCAACAAGGTCTTCTTCCCCGCCTCCTCCCCCGCGACCGGCACCCTGCTGGCCCTGGCCACCTTCGGGGTCGGCTACCTCGCCCGGCCGGTCGGGGCGTTCGTCCTCGGCCACGTCGGCGACCGCTTCGGCCGCAAGCGCGTCCTCGTCTTCACGCTGCTGCTGATGGGCGTCGCGACGTTCGCCGTCGGCTGCCTGCCGACGTACGGGACCGTGGGCGTGCTCGCGCCGATCCTGCTGGTCCTCTTGCGGCTGCTGCAGGGACTTTCCGCGTCCGGTGAGCAGGCGGGCGCGAACTCGATGTCGCTCGAACACGCCCCGGAACGGCGGCGCGCGTACTTCACCAGCTTCACCCTCAGCGGCACCCAGGCCGGCCAGATCCTGGCCACCGCGATCTTCCTCCCGGTCGCGGCGCTCCCCCAGGACCAGCTGCTGACGTGGGGCTGGCGGGTGCCGTTCTGGTGCAGCGCGGCGGTCGTGGTCGTCGGGTTCGTCATCCGCCGCAAGCTCGACGAGACACCGGTGTTCGAACGCACCGAGGTCGCGAAGCTGCCGGTCGCCGTCCTCTTCCGGGACCACTGGGCGGACGTGCTGCGCGTGGTCGTCGCGGCGACGATCGCGTCGGTGAGCACGATCTTCACGGTGTACGCGCTCAGCTACGCGGTCAACACGATCGGCCTGGCCCGCACGCCGATGCTCTGGGTCGGGGTGCTGGCCAACGTCGTGGCGCTGGCGGCGATCCCGCTGCTCGCCGGGCTCGCCGACCGGGTCGGGCGCAAGCCGGTGTTCATCACCGGGTGCCTGCTCTGCGGCGTCCTGATCTTCCCCTACCTGTGGTCGATTTCGATCGGCTCGTACGCCCTGCTGTTCGTGCTCGGCATCGTGCTGTTCGGGGTGGCGTACTCCGGGGTGAACGGGGTCTGGCCGTCGCTGTACGGCGAGATGTTCACCGCCCGGGTGCGGCTCTCGGGCATGGCGATCGGCACCCAGATCGGCTTCGCGGTGGCGGGGTTCGCGCCGAGCGTGGTGGCGGCGATCGGCTCGGCCAAGGAGGACTGGCTGGGCGTCGCGATCTTCACCGCGGCGGTGTGCGTGGTGACGGCGGCCGCCGCGGCGACGGCGCGGGAGACCCACCGCGTCCCGACCGCGGAGCTGGGCCGCAAGAAGCCGGCGATGTCGTCACCGTCCACTGTGGTCGCTTCCACTGTGGACAGCTGA
- a CDS encoding shikimate dehydrogenase, with protein sequence MTSYLIGLVGSGIGPSASPALHEREADELGLRYVYRLLDLDVLRRPVADVVAAARATGFDGLNVTHPAKQAVLPHLDELSPEAAALGAVNTVVFDGGRAIGHNTDATGFACSLTRGLPDVRMDDVVLLGAGGAGAAVAHALLSLGTGRLTIHDVDGERSAKLVDALRRRFGAGRAQTGDLEAVQRADGLVHATPTGMAAHPGSPVPMELLRPELWVADIVYRPLETALLAGARARGCRVLHGGGMVVLQAAESFRLFTGVEPDPARMLRHFDTLEGKAARAA encoded by the coding sequence GTGACCAGCTACCTGATCGGACTCGTCGGCTCGGGCATCGGGCCGTCCGCCAGCCCGGCGCTGCACGAGCGGGAGGCCGACGAGCTCGGCCTCCGCTACGTCTATCGCCTGCTGGACCTCGACGTGCTGCGCCGCCCGGTCGCCGACGTCGTCGCCGCGGCCCGGGCGACCGGCTTCGACGGCCTCAACGTCACTCATCCGGCCAAGCAGGCCGTGCTCCCGCACCTCGACGAGCTCTCGCCGGAGGCCGCCGCGCTCGGCGCGGTCAACACCGTGGTCTTCGACGGCGGCCGCGCGATCGGGCACAACACCGACGCGACCGGCTTCGCGTGCAGCCTCACGCGCGGCCTGCCGGACGTCCGGATGGACGACGTCGTCCTGCTCGGCGCCGGCGGGGCGGGCGCGGCCGTCGCGCACGCGCTCCTGTCGCTGGGCACCGGACGGCTCACCATCCACGACGTCGACGGGGAGCGGAGCGCGAAGCTGGTGGACGCCCTGCGCCGTCGCTTCGGCGCGGGCCGCGCGCAGACCGGAGACCTCGAGGCCGTCCAGCGCGCCGACGGCCTGGTGCACGCCACGCCGACCGGGATGGCCGCCCATCCCGGCTCGCCGGTGCCGATGGAGCTGCTGCGGCCGGAGCTGTGGGTCGCCGACATCGTCTACCGGCCGCTGGAGACCGCGCTGCTGGCCGGCGCCCGGGCCCGCGGCTGCCGCGTGCTGCACGGCGGCGGCATGGTCGTGCTGCAGGCCGCCGAGTCGTTCCGGCTGTTCACCGGCGTCGAGCCGGACCCGGCGCGGATGCTGCGTCACTTCGACACCCTCGAAGGGAAGGCCGCCCGCGCCGCGTGA
- a CDS encoding sugar ABC transporter substrate-binding protein has protein sequence MKRWLKLAAGAAALTLATAGCAGSSGSDTAASSSGNAPLSGTVTVWLMTGSAPTTLTDALNKEFETAHPGVKVKYEIQQWDGIQQKLTTALAGGTPPDVIEIGNTQTAAFAAQEGVLTDLTGDKDSFNGAQWLKGLADSGTYDGKVYGVPFYAANREVIYRKDMFEQAGITKTPTSNDEWIDAIGKLKTKFGSDPDFQALYMPGQNWYALLSFIWDNGGDIAQADGKNYKATLDSAGAKAGLDFYKKLVDTSGTKAPKDADEAKPQQATVYGAGKVAMMIGLPWEVATAAKTDPSLTAKTGAFAIPSKTAGQSAPVFLGGSNLAIPANSKNVAAAKEYIKLLSSAKYQGQLAAAGVVPGTWTDLTGLDKDPMGSVMAKASANGKAVPASPKWGDVESGQNPVKDMLTAYLTGKKTLDQATADANAALNKLIGG, from the coding sequence GTGAAACGCTGGCTCAAGCTGGCGGCGGGCGCCGCCGCACTGACCCTCGCGACCGCCGGCTGCGCGGGTTCCAGCGGCTCGGACACCGCGGCCTCGTCGAGCGGGAACGCGCCGCTCAGCGGCACCGTCACGGTCTGGCTGATGACCGGGTCCGCGCCGACCACCCTGACCGACGCGCTCAACAAGGAGTTCGAGACCGCGCACCCCGGGGTCAAGGTCAAGTACGAAATCCAGCAGTGGGACGGCATCCAGCAGAAGCTGACCACCGCGCTGGCCGGCGGTACCCCGCCCGACGTGATCGAGATCGGCAACACCCAGACGGCGGCGTTCGCCGCGCAGGAGGGCGTGCTGACCGACCTGACCGGCGACAAGGACAGCTTCAACGGCGCGCAGTGGCTGAAGGGCCTCGCCGACTCGGGTACCTACGACGGCAAGGTCTACGGCGTGCCGTTCTACGCGGCCAACCGCGAGGTCATCTACCGCAAGGACATGTTCGAGCAGGCCGGCATCACCAAGACGCCGACGTCGAACGACGAGTGGATCGACGCGATCGGCAAGCTGAAGACGAAGTTCGGCTCCGACCCCGACTTCCAGGCGCTCTACATGCCGGGCCAGAACTGGTACGCGCTGCTGTCGTTCATCTGGGACAACGGCGGTGACATCGCCCAGGCCGACGGCAAGAACTACAAGGCGACGCTGGACAGCGCCGGCGCGAAGGCCGGCCTCGACTTCTACAAGAAGCTCGTCGACACCTCCGGCACCAAGGCGCCGAAGGACGCGGACGAGGCCAAGCCGCAGCAGGCGACCGTGTACGGCGCCGGCAAGGTGGCCATGATGATCGGCCTCCCGTGGGAGGTCGCGACCGCGGCGAAGACGGACCCGAGCCTGACCGCCAAGACCGGCGCGTTCGCGATCCCGAGCAAGACCGCCGGCCAGAGCGCCCCGGTCTTCCTGGGCGGCTCCAACCTGGCCATCCCGGCCAACAGCAAGAACGTGGCCGCGGCCAAGGAGTACATCAAGCTGCTCTCCAGCGCGAAGTACCAGGGCCAGCTCGCCGCCGCCGGCGTCGTGCCCGGCACGTGGACCGACCTCACCGGCCTGGACAAGGACCCGATGGGCAGCGTGATGGCGAAGGCCTCCGCCAACGGCAAGGCCGTGCCGGCCAGCCCGAAGTGGGGTGACGTGGAGTCCGGCCAGAACCCGGTCAAGGACATGCTGACCGCGTACCTGACCGGCAAGAAGACGCTCGACCAGGCGACCGCCGACGCCAACGCAGCGCTGAACAAGCTCATCGGCGGATGA
- a CDS encoding carbohydrate ABC transporter permease: MTATANVTMPAGATPPASPRDAGVKRRRRGRFGDRVLPYLLLLPALAAILVLLAWPLVQVLAISFRKLDIGQLVSGKTIWIGFDNYTNTLSDPEFWTITFRTLVFTAAIVAATILGGLLLAVLMRHLGPVVRIIVQVTLVLAWATPVIATTTVFQWIFDEQYGILNKTLDRLGFHGFIGFSWFSSGASTLSVIGLLIVWQAVPFVTFSLYAGIIGVSREQYEAAGIDGASAWQTFRAVTWPAIRPITTMVTFLSVLWDFNAFAQIWAIREGGPDGESTTLAVVLYLKGIAGNHFGAAGAIATLMLIVLALITGRYIQLLTRTREGDLS, from the coding sequence ATGACAGCGACCGCGAATGTGACGATGCCGGCGGGGGCGACCCCGCCGGCATCGCCGCGCGACGCGGGGGTCAAGAGGCGCAGGCGGGGCCGGTTCGGCGACCGGGTGCTCCCGTACCTGCTCCTCCTCCCCGCCCTCGCCGCGATCCTCGTCCTGCTCGCCTGGCCGCTGGTCCAGGTGCTCGCGATCAGCTTCCGCAAGCTCGACATCGGCCAGCTCGTCTCCGGCAAGACCATCTGGATCGGGTTCGACAACTACACGAACACGCTCTCGGACCCGGAGTTCTGGACGATCACCTTCCGGACCCTGGTCTTCACCGCCGCCATCGTGGCCGCCACCATCCTCGGCGGCCTGCTGCTGGCGGTGCTCATGCGCCACCTCGGCCCGGTCGTGCGGATCATCGTGCAGGTGACGCTGGTGCTGGCCTGGGCGACGCCGGTGATCGCCACGACCACGGTGTTCCAGTGGATCTTCGACGAGCAGTACGGGATCCTCAACAAGACCCTCGACCGGCTCGGGTTCCACGGCTTCATCGGCTTCTCGTGGTTCTCCAGCGGCGCCAGCACGCTGTCGGTGATCGGGCTGCTCATCGTGTGGCAGGCCGTGCCGTTCGTGACGTTCTCGCTGTACGCGGGCATCATCGGCGTCTCGCGCGAGCAGTACGAGGCCGCAGGCATCGACGGCGCCAGCGCGTGGCAGACGTTCCGCGCGGTCACCTGGCCCGCCATCCGGCCGATCACCACGATGGTGACGTTCCTGTCGGTGCTGTGGGACTTCAACGCGTTCGCCCAGATCTGGGCGATCCGCGAGGGCGGTCCCGACGGCGAGAGCACCACGCTGGCCGTGGTCCTGTACCTCAAGGGCATCGCGGGCAACCACTTCGGCGCGGCGGGCGCGATCGCGACCCTGATGCTGATCGTGCTCGCGCTCATCACGGGCCGGTACATCCAGCTGCTCACCCGGACCCGGGAAGGTGATCTGTCGTGA